In the genome of Coregonus clupeaformis isolate EN_2021a chromosome 1, ASM2061545v1, whole genome shotgun sequence, one region contains:
- the mrpl10 gene encoding 39S ribosomal protein L10, mitochondrial, whose product MAATLCGRLLSKQGWLPLTQSVRHGSKAVTRHRKPMHILKQKLMAVTEYIPPKPAAPPGALTPRVKPVQEESGLVLLLKKELQTMFQDCKMIAVIQNNATNSEDMLLLKHRLHKHGIKIKFIPNQVMRSYLADSPYVNMGPLFIGQTVLFVSKEPKVKEVLLSLRTSPQMVLLGACIEKILLSRQGVLNYAKLPSVTVVQGELVSGLTMLTSQTASMLQRHPAHLSLLLQQYLKQQAPAGSTNGTPGESPPKAEETS is encoded by the exons ATGGCGGCGACCTTGTGTGGCAGGCTTTTATCAAAACAGG GATGGCTGCCCTTGACGCAGAGTGTCCGGCATGGCTCTAAGGCAGTCACACGTCACAGGAAGCCCATGCATATCCTCAAACAGAAGCTGATGGCTGTCACTGAATACATTCCACCCAAACCTGCAGCTCCCCCTGGCGCTCTAACCCCCCGAGTCAAACCAGTTCAGGAG GAAAGTGGCCTGGTGTTGCTCTTGAAGAAGGAATTGCAGACCATGTTCCAGGACTGTAAGATGATCGCTGTGATCCAAAACAACGCCACCAATTCAGAGGATATGCTGCTTCTCAAGCACAGGCTCCACAAGCATGGCATCAAAATCAAGTTTATCCCCAACCAG GTGATGAGGTCCTACCTGGCAGACAGCCCGTACGTTAACATGGGGCCTCTATTCATCGGCCAGACAGTTCTATTTGTTAGTAAAGAGCCAAAGGTGAAAGAAGTGCTTTTGAGTTTGAGGACCAGCCCCCAGATGGTATTATTGG GGGCCTGTATAGAGAAGATATTGCTGAGTCGGCAAGGGGTGTTGAACTATGCCAAGCTGCCGTCAGTGACCGTGGTCCAGGGAGAGCTGGTGAGTGGCCTGACCATGCTGACCTCGCAGACAGCCTCCATGCTGCAGCGCCACCCCGCCCACCTCTCATTGCTACTCCAGCAGTACCTCAAACAGCAGGCCCCCGCAGGCAGTACCAACGGGACCCCAGGGGAGAGCCCCCCCAAGGCAGAGGAGACTTCTTAG
- the pnpo gene encoding pyridoxine-5'-phosphate oxidase, whose translation MDLSGMRKKYKGDEECFEENQLVSLDPIKQFGDWFDQATKCPEIGEPNAMCIATSTKDGRPSARMVLLKGYSNEGFRFFTNYESRKGGELESNPYACLCFYWEPINRQIRIEGNVERIPFQSSCDYFHSRPKSSQIGAVVSRQSTAVPDRNYLRQKNAELEEKYKDTDVPMPDYWGGYIVKPYLIEFWQGQTNRLHDRIVFTRPKNGESVLEEYEHNAEAGWVYQRLSP comes from the exons ATGGATCTCAGTGGCATGCGAAAAAAATACAAAGGAGACGAAGAG TGCTTTGAAGAGAATCAGCTTGTTTCTCTGGACCCCATCAAGCAGTTTGGAGATTGGTTTGATCAAGCCACAAAGTGTCCTGAAATTGGAGAGCCCAATGCAATGTGCATTGCCACATCTACCAA AGATGGACGTCCATCTGCTCGTATGGTCTTGTTAAAAGGCTACAGTAATGAAGGCTTCCGTTTCTTTACCAACTACGAGAGCCGGAAAGGTGGAGAGTTG GAGAGCAACCCTTACGCATGTCTGTGCTTTTACTGGGAGCCCATCAACCGGCAG atccGTATCGAGGGCAACGTGGAGAGAATCCCCTTCCAGAGCTCCTGTGACTACTTCCACTCCCGGCCCAAGAGTAGCCAGATCGGAGCCGTTGTGAGCAGGCAAAGCACTGCAGTCCCTGACAGAAAT TACCTGAGACAGAAAAATGCAGAGCTGGAAGAAAAGTACAAGGATACAGATGTCCCCATGCCCGACTACTG GGGAGGCTATATCGTCAAGCCTTACTTGATAGAGTTCTGGCAGGGTCAGACCAACAGGCTACATGACCGCATCGTCTTCACACGGCCGAAAAATGGAGAGAGTGTTCTAGAAGAGTATGAACATAATGCTGAGGCGGGCTGGGTCTACCAGAGGCTATCCCCTTGA